A window from uncultured Desulfobacter sp. encodes these proteins:
- the rplD gene encoding 50S ribosomal protein L4, whose translation MAAVEVLNSTGAKVSEVELPDEIFSIPVKTSVLHEVVRSQLVSKRVGTAASKTRGMISGSTKKLFRQKGTGNARAGSIKSPLRKGGGVIFGPSPRSYEIKVPKKVRKLALKMALSAKVSDSQLFVIDALELEEIKTKALANVLSALKLNDLLIVSDADDTKLAMSSRNIPDVKVIKTEGLNVYDILKFKNLLLVESSIENIKGRLS comes from the coding sequence ATGGCTGCTGTAGAAGTATTAAACAGTACAGGTGCTAAAGTGTCTGAAGTTGAGCTACCTGACGAAATTTTCAGCATACCGGTTAAAACAAGTGTTCTTCACGAAGTCGTTCGGTCCCAGCTCGTGTCAAAACGGGTAGGGACTGCTGCGTCTAAAACCAGGGGTATGATTTCAGGCTCTACAAAGAAATTATTCAGGCAGAAAGGAACCGGTAATGCCCGGGCCGGTAGCATTAAGTCTCCATTGCGTAAAGGTGGCGGTGTTATCTTTGGTCCCAGCCCAAGGTCCTATGAAATAAAAGTGCCTAAAAAAGTAAGAAAACTTGCCCTGAAAATGGCGTTAAGCGCCAAAGTTTCCGACAGTCAACTTTTTGTTATTGACGCTCTGGAGCTTGAAGAAATTAAGACAAAAGCATTGGCAAATGTGCTTTCCGCACTTAAGCTCAATGATCTTCTCATTGTCTCAGACGCTGATGATACGAAACTTGCTATGTCTTCCAGGAATATTCCGGATGTTAAAGTAATTAAGACTGAAGGTCTAAACGTGTACGACATTTTAAAGTTTAAAAATCTTCTGCTGGTTGAATCCAGTATCGAGAATATCAAAGGGAGGCTGAGCTAA
- the rplC gene encoding 50S ribosomal protein L3: protein MSGLLGKKIGMTNVFASDGQLVPVTVLQVGPCVVTQIKTEDTDGYTALQLGFDEKPVERLNKPIAGHLKKATDRGFRVLKEFREDSVEDIEAGTTIGVDMFSIGDKVTVTGTSKGRGFQGTIKRHGFSRGPESHGNRNHRKPGSIGNSAWPAKVIKGKRLPGHKGVDRVTVKNLTIVDIKHDDNLILVKGAVPGFKTGVVEVRKADVKK from the coding sequence ATGAGTGGATTGCTTGGAAAAAAAATCGGGATGACCAATGTGTTTGCCTCCGATGGACAGCTCGTTCCTGTTACAGTGTTGCAGGTTGGACCCTGCGTTGTGACCCAGATAAAGACTGAGGACACCGACGGGTACACAGCCTTGCAGCTCGGGTTTGATGAAAAGCCGGTTGAGCGGCTAAACAAACCGATTGCAGGACATCTAAAGAAGGCAACAGATAGAGGCTTTCGCGTATTAAAAGAGTTTAGAGAAGATTCAGTTGAAGATATTGAAGCTGGTACGACCATCGGCGTTGACATGTTTTCAATTGGCGACAAAGTGACTGTGACCGGTACATCAAAGGGGCGAGGCTTCCAGGGAACTATTAAAAGACATGGTTTTTCCAGAGGGCCGGAGAGCCACGGTAACCGTAATCATAGAAAACCAGGTTCAATCGGTAACTCTGCCTGGCCTGCTAAGGTAATCAAAGGAAAAAGATTGCCGGGTCACAAAGGGGTAGATCGGGTTACGGTTAAGAACTTAACGATTGTAGATATTAAACACGACGACAATCTTATCCTTGTAAAAGGAGCTGTGCCGGGTTTTAAAACAGGTGTTGTCGAAGTGCGCAAAGCTGATGTAAAAAAATAA
- the rpsJ gene encoding 30S ribosomal protein S10 has product MLKTKIRIRLKAYDHKLLDQSSVDIVDTARKTGARIVGPVPLPTRINKFTVLRSPHVNKKSREQFEIRTHKRMMDILEPTQQTVDALMKLDLSPGVDVEIKL; this is encoded by the coding sequence ATGTTGAAGACTAAAATTAGAATTAGGCTCAAAGCTTATGATCATAAGCTGCTTGATCAGTCTTCAGTAGATATTGTTGATACAGCAAGGAAAACCGGTGCCAGAATTGTGGGACCGGTTCCCCTACCCACTCGTATCAACAAGTTTACTGTGTTGCGTTCTCCTCACGTGAATAAAAAATCCCGTGAGCAGTTCGAGATTAGAACGCACAAGAGAATGATGGATATTCTTGAGCCGACACAACAGACAGTGGACGCGTTAATGAAACTTGACCTGTCCCCCGGCGTAGATGTCGAAATTAAATTATAG
- the tuf gene encoding elongation factor Tu: protein MAKEKFERNKPHVNIGTIGHIDHGKTTLTAAITKLAGLKGNGTYVPFDEIDKAPEERERGITIATAHVEYETDNRHYAHVDCPGHADYIKNMITGAAQMDGAILVVSADDGPMPQTREHILLARQVGVPKIVVFLNKCDMVDDEELIELVEMELQELLDTYDFPGDETPIIRGSALKALECDDVDDDAAKPIFELLDTLDSYVPEPERDTAKPFLMPIEDVFSISGRGTVVTGRIERGVIKTGEEIEIVGIRDTAKTTCTGVEMFRKLLDEGQAGDNVGLLLRGTKRDQVERGQVVCKPGTITPHTKFKAEMYALSKEEGGRHTPFFSGYRPQFFFRTTDITGVLSLEEGVEMIMPGDNATINVELINPIAMEKELRFAIREGGRTVGAGVVGEIIE, encoded by the coding sequence ATGGCTAAGGAGAAATTTGAGCGGAACAAACCGCATGTAAACATCGGGACAATCGGGCATATCGATCATGGTAAAACTACTCTGACTGCGGCGATTACCAAACTTGCCGGCTTGAAGGGAAATGGAACTTATGTTCCCTTTGATGAAATTGATAAAGCCCCTGAAGAGAGAGAACGTGGTATTACGATCGCTACTGCCCATGTTGAATACGAGACTGACAACCGCCATTACGCGCATGTTGATTGTCCGGGTCATGCTGATTATATTAAAAATATGATCACCGGTGCTGCCCAGATGGATGGTGCTATTCTTGTTGTGTCCGCTGATGACGGTCCCATGCCCCAGACCCGTGAGCATATTCTGCTTGCCCGTCAGGTTGGTGTGCCCAAGATCGTTGTTTTTCTGAATAAATGCGACATGGTCGATGATGAAGAGCTGATTGAACTGGTTGAGATGGAGCTTCAGGAGCTTCTGGATACTTATGATTTTCCTGGTGATGAAACTCCGATTATTCGTGGTTCTGCGCTTAAGGCTCTGGAGTGCGATGACGTTGACGATGATGCCGCTAAACCAATCTTTGAGCTTCTTGATACCCTTGACTCTTATGTTCCAGAGCCCGAGAGAGATACGGCTAAGCCCTTCTTGATGCCTATTGAGGATGTGTTCTCTATTTCTGGTCGTGGTACGGTTGTTACCGGGCGTATTGAGCGTGGTGTTATTAAAACTGGTGAAGAAATCGAAATTGTAGGTATCAGAGATACGGCAAAGACAACTTGCACCGGTGTTGAGATGTTCAGGAAGCTTCTTGATGAAGGACAGGCTGGTGATAATGTTGGGTTGCTGCTGCGCGGTACCAAACGCGATCAGGTTGAACGTGGTCAGGTTGTCTGCAAGCCGGGCACTATTACCCCGCATACCAAATTTAAAGCTGAAATGTATGCATTGAGCAAAGAAGAAGGTGGGCGTCATACCCCGTTCTTCTCAGGTTACAGGCCTCAGTTTTTCTTCCGGACCACCGACATCACTGGTGTTTTGAGCTTGGAAGAAGGCGTTGAGATGATCATGCCTGGCGATAATGCAACCATTAACGTTGAGTTGATCAACCCCATCGCCATGGAAAAAGAACTTCGTTTCGCTATCCGTGAGGGTGGTCGTACGGTTGGTGCCGGCGTTGTTGGCGAAATTATAGAATAG
- the rpsG gene encoding 30S ribosomal protein S7 yields MAEKLVFKEGFMQDATHEEKLAAKFVNCVMKDGKKNAARSVVATALMIAEDKIGEPALAVFKKAIDNIRPSVEVKSRRIGGSTYQVPTDIKPARQTALAFRWLINFSRSRSEKGFANKLAAELMDAYNERGGAIKKREDTHRMAEANKAFAHFRW; encoded by the coding sequence ATGGCAGAAAAATTAGTGTTTAAAGAAGGTTTCATGCAGGATGCCACGCATGAAGAAAAGCTTGCAGCCAAGTTTGTCAATTGCGTTATGAAAGACGGCAAAAAGAATGCTGCCCGGAGTGTTGTGGCTACTGCGTTGATGATTGCTGAAGATAAAATTGGCGAACCTGCGCTGGCAGTGTTTAAAAAAGCGATTGATAATATCAGGCCTTCTGTTGAAGTGAAATCAAGAAGGATTGGTGGGTCTACCTATCAGGTTCCCACTGATATAAAACCCGCCCGCCAGACAGCTTTGGCTTTCAGATGGCTCATTAATTTCAGTAGAAGTCGTTCTGAAAAAGGCTTTGCGAATAAGCTTGCTGCTGAGTTGATGGACGCTTATAATGAGCGTGGGGGGGCAATTAAGAAAAGAGAAGATACACATAGAATGGCAGAGGCTAATAAGGCATTCGCGCATTTTAGGTGGTAG
- the rpsL gene encoding 30S ribosomal protein S12 produces MPTINQLVRRGRKRAEKKVSTPALKGGPQKRGVCTRVYTSTPKKPNSALRKVARVRLTTGMEVAAYIPGMGHNLQEHSVVLVRGGRVKDLPGVRYHIVRGALDTLGVDDRRQGRSKYGAKRPK; encoded by the coding sequence ATGCCGACCATAAATCAATTGGTACGAAGAGGTAGGAAGAGGGCTGAAAAAAAGGTTAGTACGCCGGCGTTGAAAGGCGGGCCTCAAAAGCGTGGGGTTTGCACTAGAGTGTATACTTCTACGCCTAAAAAACCGAACTCGGCTCTAAGGAAGGTTGCAAGGGTTCGTTTGACAACCGGTATGGAAGTTGCAGCTTATATCCCGGGCATGGGGCATAATCTCCAGGAGCACTCTGTGGTGTTGGTCAGGGGTGGGAGAGTAAAAGACCTTCCGGGTGTGCGGTATCATATCGTCCGGGGTGCCCTTGATACGCTGGGTGTAGACGATCGTCGCCAGGGGCGTTCAAAATATGGTGCCAAACGTCCCAAATAG